A genomic region of Pristiophorus japonicus isolate sPriJap1 chromosome 22, sPriJap1.hap1, whole genome shotgun sequence contains the following coding sequences:
- the c22h10orf71 gene encoding cardiac-enriched FHL2-interacting protein, giving the protein MDSLDHGCAAKTRIMQGHSKHVDGLSDTSSVGSILDEADREVSSLTERAFKSLCVAEEGICNDLEIPSSPSAVSVTHASGLPSMERRKHSAGELKNCNKSSKLIKKQPNELPDTFQEPVGQCPVREENDAKGNAGNGFLSETVGSSQKPSKHKSKVSSLIEVFDQSESDFTGDLVSSAKQATSGHSEQPQESDIKNIAQWDTAAIINLHKEKSSFSATCQENYWVNRKQPPQEKGGKPNILRQMTNAQYRKQGHPSDLTILNHSSKKSEKNPSQKANRVKKPDSKSSFLHSECSAFKSWQDHSKSLFEEKDHIEQLNANLQSSVRMQRLCDELVSCRRGHSLAQVPSPSDIKTNTTHKPVPCSPNSRDSNFHSCMPEENNCSVEGKQEQLNSLQVKHSGGAIENGDEEKGFQLWKISRNPPHKKQAIVTGDVPSTKCHPGADVKEVVTLAEQMLQGESPTFSISKLLTPNIVHNTNGTDVSKNQTIVVTPPLIPLPVSQGDEIKGAADYQSRDSYKSKASSLLYNLKDVRKRVKSTYSSATTPQNLSEQSKNRDYLFQNIHQASERTSSAPLRLGIRESNMGESNEQERPDKMPSAINVTPTAGFLSKAATIHKADPDTWKNDDYLNVRSPQTVKEAGGHPRWRTKNARPQSAMIATEIRAEGGWDRKVAHQPNKFAVKKKIDCPPTTVQRKSVSARTSPEEAKTVQEKTEEKQNRFHRNRKPDCPLLSHMHKDNCPNESHVRKQDDTLASQRAEDTCWPMMEGNVSRNRASSHPTREDKAAQDLKSPSQSYFVLGDDHYRDTEQATADYPTERCAAGNTRRSSSNSRPASEEDKDLEKNELQYYALSDPAANPERKDENQNLLTEFPSHFPEEMLRDSTENRMRDNSSMGRLCEEKFYSIFSKQDVGGAGNVGNSPRPNLHKIKGNALKSSQVTKTLKPAITKTAAEDADVNTLKETPVMFVSEEQLECDKFDAEEMMSLRSAAGLNPRPESACSFDSKAAGKPPVVPPKSEKAMRRAKKLATRKKRSDSKQKRQDNDETESDAAVSNVPMSSPCAPTSPMPFVCSPIPSVQLDSRVIPSVPNIMAFNSARPVASVHSFPLSQRKLLQDPESGQYFVVDIPIQVQTKTLYDPETGKYFQVSIPSTGQNSALDFFNTSYVLYPGFLSFPLSSVSAIRPPSQMSAPAILLEVQEEDESLNEWTNIDLGRTDEQGIQPYIETLYDPRSGSRAGIENETRCSSMNSQLQPDHQNLELIVTRELEDIATEHN; this is encoded by the coding sequence ATGGACTCTTTGGATCACGGGTGTGCAGCTAAGACAAGAATTATGCAAGGACATTCTAAACACGTGGATGGTTTGAGTGATACGTCGAGTGTTGGAAGCATTTTGGACGAAGCGGATAGAGAAGTGAGTAGTCTTACGGAGCGTGCTTTTAAGAGCTTGTGTGTTGCAGAAGAAGGCATCTGTAATGATTTGGAAATTCCCAGTTCGCCATCGGCTGTCAGTGTGACTCATGCAAGTGGTCTTCCAAGCATGGAAAGGAGGAAGCATTCTGCGGGCGAATTGAAAAACTGTAATAAGTCATCGAAACTCATCAAAAAGCAACCAAACGAATTACCTGACACATTCCAGGAGCCAGTGGGACAGTGTCCTGTCCGAGAAGAGAACGATGCCAAGGGTAACGCAGGAAATGGCTTCCTGAGTGAAACCGTTGGCTCCAGTCAGAAACCAAGTAAGCACAAGTCAAAGGTTTCTTCTTTGATTGAAGTATTTGATCAAAGTGAGAGTGATTTCACCGGAGACCTCGTGTCGAGTGCAAAGCAAGCTACGAGTGGACACTCTGAACAGCCGCAAGAAAGTGACATTAAAAACATTGCACAGTGGGACACGGCCGCGATCATCAACTTGCACAAAGAGAAATCAAGCTTTTCTGCTACTTGCCAAGAAAATTATTGGGTGAACAGGAAACAACCTCCACAAGAAAAAGGCGGCAAACCCAATATTTTGAGACAAATGACAAACGCACAGTACAGGAAGCAAGGTCACCCCTCTGACTTGACAATTCTTAATCATTCGAGTAAGAAGTCAGAGAAGAACCCGTCTCAAAAAGCCAACAGGGTGAAGAAGCCGGATTCAAAGAGCAGCTTCCTTCATAGTGAGTGCAGCGCATTCAAATCCTGGCAAGACCACAGCAAATCTCTCTTCGAGGAGAAGGATCATATTGAACAACTTAACGCCAACCTGCAGTCCAGTGTACGGATGCAGCGCTTGTGTGACGAACTCGTCAGTTGTAGACGGGGGCATTCATTGGCGCAAGTGCCATCTCCAAGCGACATCAAAACTAACACAACTCATAAACCAGTCCCCTGTTCGCCCAATAGCAGAGATTCAAATTTTCACTCGTGTATGCCCGAAGAGAACAATTGTAGTGTCGAAGGAAAACAAGAGCAACTCAATAGTTTGCAAGTAAAGCATAGCGGGGGCGCAATCGAAAATGGGGACGAGGAAAAAGGTTTTCAGCTGTGGAAAATCTCAAGAAATCCACCGCATAAAAAGCAAGCGATTGTGACTGGAGATGTTCCCTCCACAAAATGCCACCCTGGGGCTGACGTTAAAGAAGTTGTAACGTTGGCTGAGCAGATGCTTCAAGGGGAAAGTCCAACCTTCAGTATTTCAAAGCTCCTGACACCAAATATTGTCCACAATACAAATGGAACAGACGTGTCAAAAAACCAGACGATTGTagtgacccctcccctcattccgctTCCCGTGAGTCAAGGGGATGAAATTAAAGGGGCCGCTGATTACCAATCGCGTGACAGTTATAAATCCAAGGCGTCAAGCCTGCTGTACAATCTCAAAGATGTCAGGAAACGAGTCAAATCCACATACTCGTCTGCCACTACCCCACAAAACCTTTCTGAACAAAGCAAAAACAGGGACTACCTTTTTCAGAACATACACCAAGCCAGTGAAAGGACATCTTCTGCACCTTTAAGGCTGGGGATTCGGGAAAGCAATATGGGTGAGTCCAACGAACAGGAAAGACCTGACAAAATGCCCAGTGCCATAAATGTGACGCCGACTGCTGGGTTTCTCAGTAAAGCTGCAACAATCCACAAGGCTGATCCCGACACGTGGAAGAACGATGACTATCTCAACGTAAGGTCACCACAAACGGTTAAAGAAGCCGGAGGTCACCCCAGATGGCGGACAAAAAACGCCAGGCCGCAATCTGCGATGATAGCAACAGAAATTCGCGCAGAGGGGGGCTGGGACAGGAAGGTCGCACATCAGCCGAACAAATTTGCTGTGAAGAAGAAAATAGATTGTCCTCCGACAACTGTACAGAGAAAATCAGTGTCTGCCAGAACTAGCCCAGAGGAAGCAAAGACGGTGCAAGAAAAGACAGAAGAGAAGCAAAATAGATTCCATCGCAACAGAAAGCCGGACTGTCCCTTACTCAGCCACATGCACAAAGATAACTGTCCCAATGAAAGTCATGTCAGAAAGCAAGATGATACGTTGGCATCACAAAGAGCAGAAGATACCTGTTGGCCAATGATGGAAGGGAATGTGTCCAGAAACAGAGCATCTTCCCATCCGACCAGAGAAGACAAAGCTGCGCAGGACTTAAAATCACCCAGTCAATCCTATTTTGTCCTGGGTGATGACCACTATCGGGACACAGAACAAGCGACGGCTGACTACCCGACTGAGAGGTGCGCTGCTGGAAATACCAGAAGGAGTTCTTCGAATAGTCGTCCCGCATCTGAGGAGGACAAAGATTTGGAAAAGAATGAGTTGCAGTATTATGCTCTGAGCGACCCAGCAGCAAACCCCGAGAGGAAGGACGAGAATCAGAACCTCCTTACGGAGTTTCCGAGCCATTTCCCAGAGGAAATGCTCAGAGATTCcacagaaaatagaatgagagacaACTCTTCCATGGGCAGGTTGTGCGAGGAAAAATTCTACAGCATCTTCTCAAAGCAGGATGTAGGAGGAGCAGGGAATGTCGGTAATTCACCGAGGCCTAATTTGCATAAAATCAAAGGTAACGCGTTAAAATCATCCCAAGTAACAAAAACTCTGAAGCCGGCTATCACCAAAACAGCAGCTGAAGATGCTGACGTGAATACTTTGAAGGAAACACCGGTCATGTTTGTGTCCGAGGAACAACTAGAATGCGACAAATTTGACGCCGAGGAGATGATGTCCTTGCGCAGCGCAGCCGGATTGAATCCACGGCCAGAATCGGCGTGCAGTTTTGACTCAAAAGCAGCGGGCAAACCTCCCGTTGTCCCTCCAAAGTCTGAAAAGGCCATGCGTCGAGCCAAGAAGTTGGCCACCCGGAAGAAAAGGTCCGACAGCAAGCAGAAAAGGCAAGATAACGATGAGACGGAAAGTGACGCGGCTGTCTCAAACGTGCCAATGTCCTCGCCATGTGCACCCACATCACCAATGCCCTTCGTCTGTTCTCCCATACCGTCAGTGCAACTCGATTCGCGTGTTATCCCATCCGTCCCCAACATCATGGCATTCAATAGCGCACGGCCGGTTGCATCCGTGCACTCGTTTCCATTAAGCCAACGGAAATTACTTCAAGATCCTGAGTCTGGTCAATACTTTGTTGTAGATATCCCCATCCAAGTGCAGACAAAGACCTTGTATGATCCCGAAACTGGCAAGTACTTCCAGGTGTCTATACCCTCAACAGGTCAAAACTCGGCGCTAGATTTTTTTAATACTTCCTACGTGTTATATCCCGGGTTTCTGTCCTTCCCTTTGTCATCCGTGTCGGCCATCAGGCCTCCTTCTCAAATGTCCGCACCTGCAATTCTCCTGGAGGTACAAGAAGAGGACGAATCTTTAAACGAATGGACTAACATTGACTTGGGGCGCACAGACGAACAAGGCATCCAACCATACATTGAGACACTTTATGACCCTCGCTCTGGGAGCAGGGCAGGTATTGAAAATGAGACTCGGTGCAGTTCCATGAACAGTCAGTTACAACCAGATCACCAGAACTTGGAATTAATTGTCACAAGGGAGCTGGAGGATATTGCCACAGAACACAATTAG